A genomic region of Stenotrophomonas sp. NA06056 contains the following coding sequences:
- the bioB gene encoding biotin synthase BioB, which yields MATAIRHDWHHDELQALFDLPFPELLFHAAAVHREHFDPAQVQVSTLLSVKTGGCPEDCAYCPQAQRYSTGVNAQKLMETDAVLAKARQAKAAGASRFCMGAAWRSPKDRDIPKVAAMIAGVKALGLETCATLGMLSGEQARALKDAGLDYYNHNLDTAPDYYDSIIHTRQYQDRLDTLEHVRDAGLKTCCGGIVGMGETRAQRVGLLLALATLPAHPDSVPINKLVQVAGTPLHGSAELDPFEFVRMIAVARIAMPRSMVRLSAGREAMSDELQALCFLAGANSIFYGDKLLTTGNPESERDMALFARLGLQPMAVQVDADGHDHGGTVHADISADAPGCGCAHAA from the coding sequence ATGGCAACCGCCATCCGCCACGACTGGCACCACGACGAACTGCAGGCGCTGTTCGACCTGCCCTTCCCGGAACTGCTGTTCCACGCCGCCGCGGTCCACCGCGAGCACTTCGACCCGGCCCAGGTGCAGGTCTCCACGCTGCTGTCGGTGAAGACCGGTGGCTGCCCGGAAGACTGCGCGTACTGCCCGCAGGCGCAGCGCTACAGCACCGGGGTCAACGCGCAGAAGCTGATGGAGACCGACGCGGTGCTGGCCAAAGCGCGCCAGGCCAAGGCCGCCGGTGCCTCGCGCTTCTGCATGGGTGCGGCCTGGCGTTCGCCGAAGGACCGCGACATCCCGAAGGTGGCCGCGATGATCGCCGGGGTGAAAGCGCTGGGCCTGGAAACCTGCGCCACGCTGGGCATGCTCAGTGGCGAGCAGGCGCGCGCATTGAAGGACGCCGGTCTGGACTACTACAACCACAACCTCGATACCGCGCCGGACTACTACGATTCGATCATCCACACCCGGCAGTACCAGGACCGCCTGGACACGCTGGAGCACGTGCGCGATGCCGGCCTGAAGACCTGCTGCGGTGGCATCGTCGGCATGGGCGAAACGCGCGCGCAGCGCGTCGGCCTGCTGCTGGCGCTGGCCACGTTGCCGGCGCATCCCGATTCGGTGCCGATCAACAAGCTGGTGCAGGTGGCCGGCACGCCGTTGCATGGCAGTGCCGAGCTGGACCCGTTCGAGTTCGTGCGCATGATCGCCGTGGCGCGCATCGCCATGCCGCGTTCGATGGTGCGGCTGTCGGCCGGTCGCGAAGCGATGAGTGACGAACTGCAGGCGTTGTGCTTCCTGGCCGGCGCCAACTCCATCTTCTATGGCGACAAGCTGCTGACCACCGGCAACCCGGAGAGCGAGCGCGACATGGCCCTGTTCGCACGCTTGGGCCTGCAGCCGATGGCGGTGCAGGTGGACGCCGACGGCCACGACCATGGCGGCACCGTGCATGCCGATATCAGCGCCGATGCGCCCGGCTGCGGCTGCGCCCACGCGGCCTGA
- a CDS encoding H-NS histone family protein — protein MTIDVEHLSLRELNALVAAAEQRRALVASRRPVAVVRRKLIAFAAQCGYTIEELIGTAPSEATAPARKPAARRKPGKVAAKYRDPDNKRNTWSGRGRMPRWLAERTKHGRSPADFLIPGLGRSTAPKTRTIGQKTVFKQG, from the coding sequence ATGACTATCGACGTTGAACACCTGAGCCTGCGCGAACTGAACGCCCTTGTGGCTGCTGCCGAGCAGCGGAGGGCGCTGGTCGCCAGCCGCCGCCCCGTGGCCGTCGTCCGCCGCAAGCTGATCGCCTTTGCAGCGCAGTGCGGCTACACGATCGAGGAACTGATCGGCACCGCGCCCAGCGAGGCCACGGCGCCGGCCAGAAAACCTGCCGCACGACGCAAGCCCGGCAAGGTGGCCGCCAAGTACCGCGATCCGGACAACAAGCGCAACACGTGGTCGGGCCGCGGCCGCATGCCGCGCTGGCTTGCCGAACGCACCAAGCATGGCCGCAGCCCGGCCGATTTCCTGATTCCCGGGCTGGGCCGGTCCACCGCTCCCAAGACCCGCACGATCGGGCAGAAGACGGTCTTCAAGCAGGGCTGA
- a CDS encoding DUF3658 domain-containing protein, which translates to MNPHQNAATCRNAVLCSLADLPDGGVRLVLDDLRRSETAGMWQHRTFVTFKDYPPSLLADLESLSEAELADFGFYVLVRLLAVNGRLPEADDAPDSDMYLTDEQRHHIAALTDEDVAWIDQQLLSRCDDQFRKVAYVVATAMSLDPEGQPGIPDVFYAGRVRRLVERGVLEAVGDLSRMRFSEVRRGR; encoded by the coding sequence ATGAATCCGCATCAGAACGCCGCAACCTGTCGCAACGCGGTGCTGTGCAGCCTGGCTGATCTGCCTGATGGAGGTGTGCGTCTGGTGTTGGATGACCTGCGCAGATCGGAGACTGCCGGTATGTGGCAGCACCGTACGTTCGTTACATTCAAAGACTATCCACCGAGCCTGCTTGCCGACCTCGAAAGCCTTTCAGAGGCGGAGTTGGCTGACTTTGGCTTCTACGTGCTGGTTCGCCTGCTGGCGGTCAATGGCCGGTTACCCGAGGCTGACGACGCACCGGACAGTGATATGTACCTGACCGACGAGCAGCGGCATCACATCGCAGCGTTGACCGACGAAGACGTTGCGTGGATCGATCAGCAGCTGCTGTCCCGCTGTGACGATCAGTTCCGCAAAGTCGCCTATGTCGTGGCCACGGCGATGTCGCTGGACCCCGAAGGTCAACCGGGAATTCCAGATGTGTTCTACGCAGGGCGTGTGCGCAGGCTGGTCGAGCGGGGCGTGCTGGAGGCTGTCGGCGACCTGTCGCGCATGCGCTTCAGCGAAGTACGAAGGGGACGCTGA
- the bioF gene encoding 8-amino-7-oxononanoate synthase, producing the protein MARPDLTARLQAQRALRDAQGRRRPRRTVTRRDGVRLEVDGRWLTGFCSNDYLGLAQQFSVVNALQDAAAREGAGAGASHLVCGHHALHDALEREVAEWLGYPRALLFGSGFAANLAVQQALLSEENDVCVQDKLNHASLLDATRLAGARLRRYPHLDAEGAMRQLKHAPDGAAMLATDSVFSMDGDIAPLRALSLVARLQQALFYVDDAHGVGVLGDGRGAVATAGLGVNDVPLQLVTLGKALGGSGALVLGREDLIEHLAETARPYIYTTAMAPALAASALEAVRLARRDHWRRAKLADLIALFRGEARRHGLDLMASETPIQPLLCGDDHTAVAMSQALEQAGWLVGAIRPPTVPEGKARLRVTLSALHTTEQVRGLVEAIAVARDRVAFAAREVLPPSLPALA; encoded by the coding sequence ATGGCACGCCCCGACCTGACCGCCCGCCTCCAAGCCCAGCGCGCGTTGCGCGATGCACAAGGCCGTCGCCGCCCGCGGCGCACGGTCACCCGTCGCGATGGTGTGCGCCTGGAAGTCGATGGGCGCTGGCTGACGGGCTTCTGCAGCAACGACTACCTGGGCCTGGCCCAGCAGTTCAGCGTGGTCAACGCACTGCAGGATGCCGCCGCGCGCGAAGGCGCCGGTGCCGGTGCTTCGCACCTGGTCTGTGGCCACCACGCGCTGCATGACGCCTTGGAACGCGAAGTGGCCGAGTGGCTCGGTTACCCGCGTGCGCTGCTGTTCGGCAGTGGCTTCGCCGCCAACCTGGCCGTGCAGCAGGCGCTGCTGAGCGAAGAGAACGATGTCTGCGTGCAGGACAAGCTCAACCACGCCAGTCTGCTCGATGCCACGCGCCTGGCCGGCGCGCGCCTGCGCCGCTACCCGCACCTGGATGCGGAAGGTGCGATGCGCCAGCTCAAGCATGCGCCCGATGGCGCAGCAATGCTGGCCACCGACAGTGTCTTCAGCATGGATGGCGATATCGCGCCGCTGCGTGCGCTGTCGCTGGTCGCGCGCCTGCAGCAGGCGTTGTTCTACGTGGACGATGCGCATGGCGTCGGCGTGCTCGGCGATGGCCGTGGCGCGGTCGCCACTGCCGGCCTCGGCGTGAACGATGTGCCACTGCAGCTGGTCACCCTGGGCAAGGCGCTCGGCGGTTCCGGCGCGCTGGTGCTCGGCCGCGAGGACCTGATCGAGCACCTGGCCGAAACCGCACGCCCCTACATCTACACCACCGCCATGGCGCCAGCGTTGGCGGCGTCCGCGCTGGAAGCGGTGCGCCTGGCCCGCCGCGATCATTGGCGCCGCGCAAAGCTTGCCGATCTGATTGCCTTGTTCCGCGGCGAAGCGCGACGCCACGGGCTGGATCTGATGGCATCGGAAACGCCGATCCAGCCTCTGCTGTGTGGCGACGACCACACTGCAGTGGCGATGTCGCAGGCGCTGGAACAGGCCGGCTGGCTGGTCGGCGCGATCCGCCCACCGACCGTGCCGGAGGGCAAAGCGCGCCTGCGCGTCACCTTGTCCGCGCTGCACACCACCGAACAGGTGCGCGGCCTGGTCGAAGCCATCGCCGTTGCACGCGACCGCGTGGCCTTTGCCGCGCGCGAAGTGCTGCCACCGTCGTTGCCGGCGCTGGCCTGA
- a CDS encoding SDR family oxidoreductase: MDMGISGRWALVCGASKGLGLGCARALVREGVNLVIVARGEDALQAAAADLRAQPGAADVRAVAADVTTEAGRAQALAACPQVDILVTNAGGPPPGDFRTFERDDWIAALDANMLAPIALIRATVDAMIERGFGRIVNITSSSVKAPIDTLALSNGARSGLTGFVAGLARRTVAHNVTINNLLPGQFDTDRLRANFAHAAGQDGDVQAVAERRRQQIPAGRFGTPDEFGAACAFLCSAQAGYLTGQNLLIDGGAYPGTF, from the coding sequence ATGGATATGGGTATCTCCGGCCGCTGGGCACTGGTCTGCGGCGCAAGCAAGGGCCTGGGCCTCGGCTGCGCACGTGCGCTGGTACGTGAGGGCGTAAACCTGGTGATCGTGGCCCGTGGCGAGGACGCGCTGCAGGCTGCCGCTGCCGATCTGCGCGCGCAGCCCGGCGCCGCTGACGTGCGCGCGGTCGCCGCCGACGTCACCACCGAGGCGGGCCGCGCCCAGGCGCTGGCCGCCTGCCCGCAGGTCGACATCCTGGTAACCAACGCCGGTGGTCCGCCGCCGGGAGACTTCCGCACGTTCGAGCGCGACGATTGGATCGCTGCGCTGGACGCCAACATGCTGGCGCCGATCGCGCTGATCCGCGCCACCGTCGACGCGATGATCGAACGCGGCTTCGGTCGCATCGTCAACATCACCTCGTCATCGGTGAAGGCACCCATCGATACGCTGGCGCTGTCCAACGGCGCGCGCAGCGGCCTGACCGGCTTCGTCGCGGGGCTGGCGCGGCGCACGGTCGCCCACAACGTCACGATCAACAACCTGCTGCCCGGCCAGTTCGACACCGACCGCCTGCGCGCCAACTTCGCCCACGCCGCTGGCCAGGATGGCGACGTGCAGGCCGTGGCCGAACGCCGCCGCCAGCAGATTCCCGCCGGCCGCTTCGGTACGCCGGACGAATTCGGCGCGGCCTGCGCCTTCCTGTGCAGTGCACAGGCCGGTTACCTCACCGGGCAGAACCTGCTGATCGACGGCGGCGCCTACCCCGGTACGTTCTAA
- the bioH gene encoding pimeloyl-ACP methyl ester esterase BioH: MHIEVTGHGPDLVLIHGWALQGGVFAPLVQRLADQFTLHLVDLPGHGHSRDDSTPLRLPFVVNAIATATPPAVWCGWSLGGLFALHAAATLPKVRGLAMIAATPRFVRGDDWPHAVEPSVFEQFGRDLARDFSGTLERFLALDVMGSAHAREELRTLRQRLVERGAPAERALREGLQLLENTDLRGALPTLGKPSLWIAGQRDRLVSPAAMQAAAALAPGGQSLTVAHGGHAPFLGHADDVAAALQHFVAGLSPADGGQ; the protein is encoded by the coding sequence ATGCATATTGAAGTGACCGGCCATGGGCCGGACCTGGTACTGATCCACGGCTGGGCCCTGCAGGGCGGCGTGTTTGCGCCGCTGGTGCAGCGGTTGGCCGATCAGTTCACGCTGCATCTGGTCGACCTGCCCGGCCATGGCCACAGCCGCGACGACAGCACGCCACTGCGTCTGCCGTTCGTGGTCAACGCCATTGCCACGGCCACGCCGCCAGCGGTGTGGTGCGGTTGGTCACTGGGCGGCCTGTTCGCGCTGCACGCGGCGGCCACGCTGCCGAAGGTGCGTGGTCTGGCGATGATCGCCGCCACGCCGCGCTTCGTGCGTGGTGATGACTGGCCGCACGCTGTGGAGCCGTCGGTGTTCGAGCAGTTCGGTCGTGACCTGGCGCGGGACTTCAGCGGCACCCTGGAACGTTTCCTGGCACTGGACGTGATGGGTTCGGCGCATGCCCGCGAGGAACTGCGCACCCTGCGCCAACGCCTGGTCGAGCGCGGCGCGCCTGCCGAACGTGCACTGCGCGAGGGCCTGCAACTGCTGGAGAACACCGACCTGCGTGGCGCCCTGCCCACACTGGGCAAGCCCAGCCTGTGGATTGCCGGCCAGCGCGACCGTCTGGTCTCGCCGGCCGCGATGCAGGCCGCTGCGGCGCTGGCGCCGGGCGGGCAGTCGCTGACCGTCGCCCATGGCGGCCACGCGCCCTTCCTCGGCCATGCCGATGACGTTGCAGCCGCCCTGCAACACTTCGTTGCCGGCCTGTCACCGGCCGATGGCGGACAATGA
- a CDS encoding fasciclin domain-containing protein has protein sequence MHALLQRVALTASLAVLCGTASLSFAADTVMVGGAAMYPSKTIVENALNSKDHTTLVAAVKAAGLVDTLNGKGPFTVFAPTNEAFAKLPAGTVDTLVKPEHKADLTKILTYHVVAGTHTSQQLMADARKHGGMVSLKTVEGEPLTVKLHDGALWVVDAKGGKAAISIADVRQSNGVIHVVDTVLMPK, from the coding sequence ATGCACGCTCTTCTTCAACGTGTCGCCCTCACCGCCAGCCTCGCGGTGCTCTGCGGCACCGCCTCGCTCAGCTTCGCCGCCGACACCGTGATGGTCGGTGGCGCTGCGATGTACCCCAGCAAGACCATCGTCGAGAACGCACTCAACTCCAAGGATCACACCACGCTGGTGGCCGCCGTGAAGGCCGCCGGGCTGGTGGATACGCTCAATGGCAAAGGCCCGTTCACGGTCTTTGCGCCCACCAACGAAGCATTCGCCAAGCTGCCTGCAGGCACGGTGGATACGCTGGTCAAGCCTGAACACAAAGCCGATCTGACCAAGATCCTGACCTACCACGTGGTCGCCGGCACCCATACCTCGCAGCAGCTGATGGCCGACGCCAGGAAGCACGGCGGCATGGTGTCGCTGAAGACGGTGGAAGGCGAACCGCTGACCGTAAAGCTGCACGATGGCGCGCTGTGGGTGGTTGATGCCAAGGGCGGCAAGGCTGCCATCAGCATTGCCGATGTCAGGCAGTCCAATGGCGTGATCCACGTCGTGGACACGGTGCTGATGCCGAAATGA